A segment of the Longimicrobiales bacterium genome:
GCGCGCGAGCCGGTCCAGATTCGGTGTCGGGGCAGACTCCAGCTCCGTCAGCCCGGTCTCCGGGTGCGGCAGGCCGCCCAGCCCGTCGAGTACGAGCAGCACGATGCGCCCGCCCTCATCGTGCACCAGCATGTCCGGAAACTGCACCACATCCTCCCATTCGACCGTGGATGGCGCACCGCCGGGGGGCGCGCTCGAACTGCTGATCTTATCGACCCCTCCCCCCGCGGCAAGGGGCGTGCTGGCAGCGTCACCCGCTTCGCCGTATCCTGTCTGCATGCATCATCGATCACCCGCATGAGATACCCTGATGAGCACGTTCCGCCCGTTCGCCATGGAGCGCTGGCAGTCGACGTACGAGAACCGCGTCGAGCTGAACCTCTCCGAGAGCGGTGTCGACCCGCTCACGCTCGCCGAGCTGCTCGAGATCGGCGGCACCAGTGTGGACGACGTCCCGCTCGGTTATGGCCAGTCGAACGGCTCCGACACGCTGCGTGAGCGCATTGCCGCCATGTACGACGGCGCCGGCGATGATGGCGTCGTGGTCTGCAACGGCAGCGCCGAGGCCAACTTCGTCACCATGTGGGAGCTGGTCCGGCCGGGCGAGGAGATCGCAGTCGTGGTGCCGACCTACATGCAGACATACGGCCTCGCGCAGAACGTCGGCGCCCGCGTCGTCGAGATCCCCGCCCGCGAGGAGCTCGGCTGGCAGCCGGACCCCGATGAGATCGCCCGCTCCGTCACCGGCCGCACCCGCATGATCGTCGTCACGAACCCCGGCAATCCCACGGGCGCAATCATCAACGATGCCGCGCGCGACGCCATCGTCAAGGCCGCACAGCGCACAGGCGCCTGGATCCTCGCCGACGAGGTCTACCGCGGCGCCGAGATCAATGACACGGATACACCTTCGTTCTTCGGCACCCACGACCGCGTCGTCGCGACCGGGTCACTGTCAAAGGCCTATGGCCTGCCCGGCCTGCGCATCGGCTGGACGATGAGCGATGCGCGCACCGCCGAAGCACTCTGGGCGCGCACGGACTACACCACGATCG
Coding sequences within it:
- a CDS encoding aminotransferase class I/II-fold pyridoxal phosphate-dependent enzyme — its product is MSTFRPFAMERWQSTYENRVELNLSESGVDPLTLAELLEIGGTSVDDVPLGYGQSNGSDTLRERIAAMYDGAGDDGVVVCNGSAEANFVTMWELVRPGEEIAVVVPTYMQTYGLAQNVGARVVEIPAREELGWQPDPDEIARSVTGRTRMIVVTNPGNPTGAIINDAARDAIVKAAQRTGAWILADEVYRGAEINDTDTPSFFGTHDRVVATGSLSKAYGLPGLRIGWTMSDARTAEALWARTDYTTIAPGELTDRLAAIALDPAVRPQLLERTRGIIRTGLDTITEWFRSTGGWHWHEPQAGAICLARYDADISSDDLAERLRAEQSVLVVPGSQFGLGNYVRFGLGMPTEQFRTALDRVAETLKQVAVTA